A genomic stretch from Kogia breviceps isolate mKogBre1 chromosome 1, mKogBre1 haplotype 1, whole genome shotgun sequence includes:
- the TTC39A gene encoding tetratricopeptide repeat protein 39A isoform X2 produces the protein MTTAGAVPARTPVSSLHESLDQCMTALDLFLTNQFSEALSYLKPRTKESMYHSLTYATILEMQAMMTFDPQDILLASNMLKEAQSLCQRHRRKSSVTDSFSSLLHRPTMDQFTEVEIHAEVCYAECLLQRAALTFLQDENMVSFIKGGIKVRNSYQTYKELDSLVQSSQYCKGENHRHFEGGVKLGVGAFNLTLSMLPTRILRLLEFVGFSGNKDYGLLQLEEGASGHSFRAVLCVMLLLCYHTFLTFVLGTGNVNIAEAEKLLRPYLKRYPKGSIFLFFAGRIEAIKGNVDAAIRRFEECCEAQQHWKQFHHMCYWELMWCFTYKSQWKMAYFYADLLSKENSWSKATYIYMKAAYLSMFGKEDCKPFGDDEVELFRAVPGLKLKIAGKSLPTEKFAIRKSRRYLSPKPISLPIPALEMMYIWNGYAVIGKQPELTDGILEIITKAEELLEKGPENEYSVDDECLVKLLKGLCLKYLGRVQEAEENFRSISANEKRIKYDHYLIPNALLELALLFMEQGRNEEAVKLLETAKQNYKNYSMESRTHFRIQAATLQAKSSLENGNRSMVSSMPL, from the exons AACCAAGGAGAGCATGTACCACTCACTGACGTATGCCACCATCCTGGAGATGCAGGCCATGATGACCTTTGATCCCCAGGACATCCTACTTGCCAGCAACATGTTGAAGGAGGCTCAGTCGCTCTGTCAGAG GCACCGGAGGAAGTCTTCTGTAACAGATTCCTTCAGCAGCCTGTTGCACCGCCCCACTATGGACCAGTTCACAGAAG tggaaatcCACGCTGAGGTCTGCTACGCAGAGTGTCTGCTGCAGAGAGCAGCCCTGACCTTCCTGCAG GACGAGAACATGGTGAGCTTCATCAAGGGTGGCATCAAAGTTCGAAACAGCTACCAGACCTACAA GGAGCTAGACAGCCTCGTGCAGTCCTCACAGTACTGCAAGGGAGAGAACCACAGGCACTTTGAAGGAGGAGTGAAGCTCGGAGTGGGAGCCTTCAACCTG ACGCTGTCCATGCTTCCTACCAGGATCCTGCGGCTGCTAGAGTTCGTGGGGTTTTCAGGAAACAAG GACTACGGGCTGCTGCAGCTGGAGGAGGGGGCATCGGGGCACAGCTTCCGTGCCGTGCTCTGTGTCATGCTGCTGCTGTGCTACCACACCTTCCTCACCTTTGTGCTCG GCACTGGGAACGTCAACATCGCGGAGGCAGAGAAGCTCTTGAGACCCTACCTGAAGCGATACCCTAAG GGCTCCATCTTCCTGTTCTTTGCGGGGCGGATTGAAGCCATTAAAGGCAATGTTGACGCG GCCATCCGGCGGTTCGAGGAGTGCTGTGAGGCCCAGCAGCACTGGAAGCAGTTCCACCACATGTGCTACTGGGAGCTGATGTGGTGCTTCACCTACAAGAGCCAGTGGAAGATGGCCTACTTCTACGCAGACCTGCTCAGCAAGGAGAACTCCTGGTCCAAG GCCACCTACATCTACATGAAGGCCGCCTACCTCAGCATGTTTGGGAAGGAGGACTGCAAGCCGTTCGGGGATGACGAAGTGGAGTTGTTCAG AGCTGTGCCGGGCCTGAAACTCAAGATTGCTGGGAAATCTCTACCCACAGAGAAGTTTGCCATCCGGAAGTCCAGACGCTACCTCTCCCCCAAACCTATCTCATTGCCCATCCCTGCTCTG gaaaTGATGTACATTTGGAATGGCTACGCTGTGATTGGGAAGCAGCCGGAACTCACAGACGGGATACTTGAGATTATCACCAAGGCTGAAGAGTTGCTGGAAAAGGGCCCAG AGAATGAGTACTCAGTGGATGATGAGTGCTTGGTGAAGCTGCTGAAAGGTCTGTGTCTGAAATATCTGGGCCGTGTCCAGGAGGCCGAGGAGAATTTCAGGAGCATCTCTGCCAA TGAAAAGAGGATTAAATATGACCACTACTTGATCCCAAATGCCCTGCTGGAGCTGGCCCTGCTGTTTATGGAGCAAGGCAGAAATGAAGAGGCTGTCAAACTCTTGGAAACTGCCAA GCAAAATTATAAGAATTATTCCATGGAATCAAGGACACATTTTCGAATCCAGGCAGCCACACTCCAAGCCAAGTCTTCCCTAGAGAATGGCAACAGATCCATGGTTTCATCAATGCCCCTGTAG
- the TTC39A gene encoding tetratricopeptide repeat protein 39A isoform X5 codes for MTTAGAVPARTKESMYHSLTYATILEMQAMMTFDPQDILLASNMLKEAQSLCQRHRRKSSVTDSFSSLLHRPTMDQFTEVEIHAEVCYAECLLQRAALTFLQDENMVSFIKGGIKVRNSYQTYKELDSLVQSSQYCKGENHRHFEGGVKLGVGAFNLTLSMLPTRILRLLEFVGFSGNKDYGLLQLEEGASGHSFRAVLCVMLLLCYHTFLTFVLGTGNVNIAEAEKLLRPYLKRYPKGSIFLFFAGRIEAIKGNVDAAIRRFEECCEAQQHWKQFHHMCYWELMWCFTYKSQWKMAYFYADLLSKENSWSKATYIYMKAAYLSMFGKEDCKPFGDDEVELFRAVPGLKLKIAGKSLPTEKFAIRKSRRYLSPKPISLPIPALEMMYIWNGYAVIGKQPELTDGILEIITKAEELLEKGPENEYSVDDECLVKLLKGLCLKYLGRVQEAEENFRSISANEKRIKYDHYLIPNALLELALLFMEQGRNEEAVKLLETAKQNYKNYSMESRTHFRIQAATLQAKSSLENGNRSMVSSMPL; via the exons AACCAAGGAGAGCATGTACCACTCACTGACGTATGCCACCATCCTGGAGATGCAGGCCATGATGACCTTTGATCCCCAGGACATCCTACTTGCCAGCAACATGTTGAAGGAGGCTCAGTCGCTCTGTCAGAG GCACCGGAGGAAGTCTTCTGTAACAGATTCCTTCAGCAGCCTGTTGCACCGCCCCACTATGGACCAGTTCACAGAAG tggaaatcCACGCTGAGGTCTGCTACGCAGAGTGTCTGCTGCAGAGAGCAGCCCTGACCTTCCTGCAG GACGAGAACATGGTGAGCTTCATCAAGGGTGGCATCAAAGTTCGAAACAGCTACCAGACCTACAA GGAGCTAGACAGCCTCGTGCAGTCCTCACAGTACTGCAAGGGAGAGAACCACAGGCACTTTGAAGGAGGAGTGAAGCTCGGAGTGGGAGCCTTCAACCTG ACGCTGTCCATGCTTCCTACCAGGATCCTGCGGCTGCTAGAGTTCGTGGGGTTTTCAGGAAACAAG GACTACGGGCTGCTGCAGCTGGAGGAGGGGGCATCGGGGCACAGCTTCCGTGCCGTGCTCTGTGTCATGCTGCTGCTGTGCTACCACACCTTCCTCACCTTTGTGCTCG GCACTGGGAACGTCAACATCGCGGAGGCAGAGAAGCTCTTGAGACCCTACCTGAAGCGATACCCTAAG GGCTCCATCTTCCTGTTCTTTGCGGGGCGGATTGAAGCCATTAAAGGCAATGTTGACGCG GCCATCCGGCGGTTCGAGGAGTGCTGTGAGGCCCAGCAGCACTGGAAGCAGTTCCACCACATGTGCTACTGGGAGCTGATGTGGTGCTTCACCTACAAGAGCCAGTGGAAGATGGCCTACTTCTACGCAGACCTGCTCAGCAAGGAGAACTCCTGGTCCAAG GCCACCTACATCTACATGAAGGCCGCCTACCTCAGCATGTTTGGGAAGGAGGACTGCAAGCCGTTCGGGGATGACGAAGTGGAGTTGTTCAG AGCTGTGCCGGGCCTGAAACTCAAGATTGCTGGGAAATCTCTACCCACAGAGAAGTTTGCCATCCGGAAGTCCAGACGCTACCTCTCCCCCAAACCTATCTCATTGCCCATCCCTGCTCTG gaaaTGATGTACATTTGGAATGGCTACGCTGTGATTGGGAAGCAGCCGGAACTCACAGACGGGATACTTGAGATTATCACCAAGGCTGAAGAGTTGCTGGAAAAGGGCCCAG AGAATGAGTACTCAGTGGATGATGAGTGCTTGGTGAAGCTGCTGAAAGGTCTGTGTCTGAAATATCTGGGCCGTGTCCAGGAGGCCGAGGAGAATTTCAGGAGCATCTCTGCCAA TGAAAAGAGGATTAAATATGACCACTACTTGATCCCAAATGCCCTGCTGGAGCTGGCCCTGCTGTTTATGGAGCAAGGCAGAAATGAAGAGGCTGTCAAACTCTTGGAAACTGCCAA GCAAAATTATAAGAATTATTCCATGGAATCAAGGACACATTTTCGAATCCAGGCAGCCACACTCCAAGCCAAGTCTTCCCTAGAGAATGGCAACAGATCCATGGTTTCATCAATGCCCCTGTAG
- the TTC39A gene encoding tetratricopeptide repeat protein 39A isoform X1, with protein sequence MAFLTAWKGAASGESDRRTPVSSLHESLDQCMTALDLFLTNQFSEALSYLKPRTKESMYHSLTYATILEMQAMMTFDPQDILLASNMLKEAQSLCQRHRRKSSVTDSFSSLLHRPTMDQFTEVEIHAEVCYAECLLQRAALTFLQDENMVSFIKGGIKVRNSYQTYKELDSLVQSSQYCKGENHRHFEGGVKLGVGAFNLTLSMLPTRILRLLEFVGFSGNKDYGLLQLEEGASGHSFRAVLCVMLLLCYHTFLTFVLGTGNVNIAEAEKLLRPYLKRYPKGSIFLFFAGRIEAIKGNVDAAIRRFEECCEAQQHWKQFHHMCYWELMWCFTYKSQWKMAYFYADLLSKENSWSKATYIYMKAAYLSMFGKEDCKPFGDDEVELFRAVPGLKLKIAGKSLPTEKFAIRKSRRYLSPKPISLPIPALEMMYIWNGYAVIGKQPELTDGILEIITKAEELLEKGPENEYSVDDECLVKLLKGLCLKYLGRVQEAEENFRSISANEKRIKYDHYLIPNALLELALLFMEQGRNEEAVKLLETAKQNYKNYSMESRTHFRIQAATLQAKSSLENGNRSMVSSMPL encoded by the exons AACCAAGGAGAGCATGTACCACTCACTGACGTATGCCACCATCCTGGAGATGCAGGCCATGATGACCTTTGATCCCCAGGACATCCTACTTGCCAGCAACATGTTGAAGGAGGCTCAGTCGCTCTGTCAGAG GCACCGGAGGAAGTCTTCTGTAACAGATTCCTTCAGCAGCCTGTTGCACCGCCCCACTATGGACCAGTTCACAGAAG tggaaatcCACGCTGAGGTCTGCTACGCAGAGTGTCTGCTGCAGAGAGCAGCCCTGACCTTCCTGCAG GACGAGAACATGGTGAGCTTCATCAAGGGTGGCATCAAAGTTCGAAACAGCTACCAGACCTACAA GGAGCTAGACAGCCTCGTGCAGTCCTCACAGTACTGCAAGGGAGAGAACCACAGGCACTTTGAAGGAGGAGTGAAGCTCGGAGTGGGAGCCTTCAACCTG ACGCTGTCCATGCTTCCTACCAGGATCCTGCGGCTGCTAGAGTTCGTGGGGTTTTCAGGAAACAAG GACTACGGGCTGCTGCAGCTGGAGGAGGGGGCATCGGGGCACAGCTTCCGTGCCGTGCTCTGTGTCATGCTGCTGCTGTGCTACCACACCTTCCTCACCTTTGTGCTCG GCACTGGGAACGTCAACATCGCGGAGGCAGAGAAGCTCTTGAGACCCTACCTGAAGCGATACCCTAAG GGCTCCATCTTCCTGTTCTTTGCGGGGCGGATTGAAGCCATTAAAGGCAATGTTGACGCG GCCATCCGGCGGTTCGAGGAGTGCTGTGAGGCCCAGCAGCACTGGAAGCAGTTCCACCACATGTGCTACTGGGAGCTGATGTGGTGCTTCACCTACAAGAGCCAGTGGAAGATGGCCTACTTCTACGCAGACCTGCTCAGCAAGGAGAACTCCTGGTCCAAG GCCACCTACATCTACATGAAGGCCGCCTACCTCAGCATGTTTGGGAAGGAGGACTGCAAGCCGTTCGGGGATGACGAAGTGGAGTTGTTCAG AGCTGTGCCGGGCCTGAAACTCAAGATTGCTGGGAAATCTCTACCCACAGAGAAGTTTGCCATCCGGAAGTCCAGACGCTACCTCTCCCCCAAACCTATCTCATTGCCCATCCCTGCTCTG gaaaTGATGTACATTTGGAATGGCTACGCTGTGATTGGGAAGCAGCCGGAACTCACAGACGGGATACTTGAGATTATCACCAAGGCTGAAGAGTTGCTGGAAAAGGGCCCAG AGAATGAGTACTCAGTGGATGATGAGTGCTTGGTGAAGCTGCTGAAAGGTCTGTGTCTGAAATATCTGGGCCGTGTCCAGGAGGCCGAGGAGAATTTCAGGAGCATCTCTGCCAA TGAAAAGAGGATTAAATATGACCACTACTTGATCCCAAATGCCCTGCTGGAGCTGGCCCTGCTGTTTATGGAGCAAGGCAGAAATGAAGAGGCTGTCAAACTCTTGGAAACTGCCAA GCAAAATTATAAGAATTATTCCATGGAATCAAGGACACATTTTCGAATCCAGGCAGCCACACTCCAAGCCAAGTCTTCCCTAGAGAATGGCAACAGATCCATGGTTTCATCAATGCCCCTGTAG
- the TTC39A gene encoding tetratricopeptide repeat protein 39A isoform X4, which produces MAFLTAWKGAASGESDRRTKESMYHSLTYATILEMQAMMTFDPQDILLASNMLKEAQSLCQRHRRKSSVTDSFSSLLHRPTMDQFTEVEIHAEVCYAECLLQRAALTFLQDENMVSFIKGGIKVRNSYQTYKELDSLVQSSQYCKGENHRHFEGGVKLGVGAFNLTLSMLPTRILRLLEFVGFSGNKDYGLLQLEEGASGHSFRAVLCVMLLLCYHTFLTFVLGTGNVNIAEAEKLLRPYLKRYPKGSIFLFFAGRIEAIKGNVDAAIRRFEECCEAQQHWKQFHHMCYWELMWCFTYKSQWKMAYFYADLLSKENSWSKATYIYMKAAYLSMFGKEDCKPFGDDEVELFRAVPGLKLKIAGKSLPTEKFAIRKSRRYLSPKPISLPIPALEMMYIWNGYAVIGKQPELTDGILEIITKAEELLEKGPENEYSVDDECLVKLLKGLCLKYLGRVQEAEENFRSISANEKRIKYDHYLIPNALLELALLFMEQGRNEEAVKLLETAKQNYKNYSMESRTHFRIQAATLQAKSSLENGNRSMVSSMPL; this is translated from the exons AACCAAGGAGAGCATGTACCACTCACTGACGTATGCCACCATCCTGGAGATGCAGGCCATGATGACCTTTGATCCCCAGGACATCCTACTTGCCAGCAACATGTTGAAGGAGGCTCAGTCGCTCTGTCAGAG GCACCGGAGGAAGTCTTCTGTAACAGATTCCTTCAGCAGCCTGTTGCACCGCCCCACTATGGACCAGTTCACAGAAG tggaaatcCACGCTGAGGTCTGCTACGCAGAGTGTCTGCTGCAGAGAGCAGCCCTGACCTTCCTGCAG GACGAGAACATGGTGAGCTTCATCAAGGGTGGCATCAAAGTTCGAAACAGCTACCAGACCTACAA GGAGCTAGACAGCCTCGTGCAGTCCTCACAGTACTGCAAGGGAGAGAACCACAGGCACTTTGAAGGAGGAGTGAAGCTCGGAGTGGGAGCCTTCAACCTG ACGCTGTCCATGCTTCCTACCAGGATCCTGCGGCTGCTAGAGTTCGTGGGGTTTTCAGGAAACAAG GACTACGGGCTGCTGCAGCTGGAGGAGGGGGCATCGGGGCACAGCTTCCGTGCCGTGCTCTGTGTCATGCTGCTGCTGTGCTACCACACCTTCCTCACCTTTGTGCTCG GCACTGGGAACGTCAACATCGCGGAGGCAGAGAAGCTCTTGAGACCCTACCTGAAGCGATACCCTAAG GGCTCCATCTTCCTGTTCTTTGCGGGGCGGATTGAAGCCATTAAAGGCAATGTTGACGCG GCCATCCGGCGGTTCGAGGAGTGCTGTGAGGCCCAGCAGCACTGGAAGCAGTTCCACCACATGTGCTACTGGGAGCTGATGTGGTGCTTCACCTACAAGAGCCAGTGGAAGATGGCCTACTTCTACGCAGACCTGCTCAGCAAGGAGAACTCCTGGTCCAAG GCCACCTACATCTACATGAAGGCCGCCTACCTCAGCATGTTTGGGAAGGAGGACTGCAAGCCGTTCGGGGATGACGAAGTGGAGTTGTTCAG AGCTGTGCCGGGCCTGAAACTCAAGATTGCTGGGAAATCTCTACCCACAGAGAAGTTTGCCATCCGGAAGTCCAGACGCTACCTCTCCCCCAAACCTATCTCATTGCCCATCCCTGCTCTG gaaaTGATGTACATTTGGAATGGCTACGCTGTGATTGGGAAGCAGCCGGAACTCACAGACGGGATACTTGAGATTATCACCAAGGCTGAAGAGTTGCTGGAAAAGGGCCCAG AGAATGAGTACTCAGTGGATGATGAGTGCTTGGTGAAGCTGCTGAAAGGTCTGTGTCTGAAATATCTGGGCCGTGTCCAGGAGGCCGAGGAGAATTTCAGGAGCATCTCTGCCAA TGAAAAGAGGATTAAATATGACCACTACTTGATCCCAAATGCCCTGCTGGAGCTGGCCCTGCTGTTTATGGAGCAAGGCAGAAATGAAGAGGCTGTCAAACTCTTGGAAACTGCCAA GCAAAATTATAAGAATTATTCCATGGAATCAAGGACACATTTTCGAATCCAGGCAGCCACACTCCAAGCCAAGTCTTCCCTAGAGAATGGCAACAGATCCATGGTTTCATCAATGCCCCTGTAG
- the TTC39A gene encoding tetratricopeptide repeat protein 39A isoform X3 has protein sequence MTALDLFLTNQFSEALSYLKPRTKESMYHSLTYATILEMQAMMTFDPQDILLASNMLKEAQSLCQRHRRKSSVTDSFSSLLHRPTMDQFTEVEIHAEVCYAECLLQRAALTFLQDENMVSFIKGGIKVRNSYQTYKELDSLVQSSQYCKGENHRHFEGGVKLGVGAFNLTLSMLPTRILRLLEFVGFSGNKDYGLLQLEEGASGHSFRAVLCVMLLLCYHTFLTFVLGTGNVNIAEAEKLLRPYLKRYPKGSIFLFFAGRIEAIKGNVDAAIRRFEECCEAQQHWKQFHHMCYWELMWCFTYKSQWKMAYFYADLLSKENSWSKATYIYMKAAYLSMFGKEDCKPFGDDEVELFRAVPGLKLKIAGKSLPTEKFAIRKSRRYLSPKPISLPIPALEMMYIWNGYAVIGKQPELTDGILEIITKAEELLEKGPENEYSVDDECLVKLLKGLCLKYLGRVQEAEENFRSISANEKRIKYDHYLIPNALLELALLFMEQGRNEEAVKLLETAKQNYKNYSMESRTHFRIQAATLQAKSSLENGNRSMVSSMPL, from the exons AACCAAGGAGAGCATGTACCACTCACTGACGTATGCCACCATCCTGGAGATGCAGGCCATGATGACCTTTGATCCCCAGGACATCCTACTTGCCAGCAACATGTTGAAGGAGGCTCAGTCGCTCTGTCAGAG GCACCGGAGGAAGTCTTCTGTAACAGATTCCTTCAGCAGCCTGTTGCACCGCCCCACTATGGACCAGTTCACAGAAG tggaaatcCACGCTGAGGTCTGCTACGCAGAGTGTCTGCTGCAGAGAGCAGCCCTGACCTTCCTGCAG GACGAGAACATGGTGAGCTTCATCAAGGGTGGCATCAAAGTTCGAAACAGCTACCAGACCTACAA GGAGCTAGACAGCCTCGTGCAGTCCTCACAGTACTGCAAGGGAGAGAACCACAGGCACTTTGAAGGAGGAGTGAAGCTCGGAGTGGGAGCCTTCAACCTG ACGCTGTCCATGCTTCCTACCAGGATCCTGCGGCTGCTAGAGTTCGTGGGGTTTTCAGGAAACAAG GACTACGGGCTGCTGCAGCTGGAGGAGGGGGCATCGGGGCACAGCTTCCGTGCCGTGCTCTGTGTCATGCTGCTGCTGTGCTACCACACCTTCCTCACCTTTGTGCTCG GCACTGGGAACGTCAACATCGCGGAGGCAGAGAAGCTCTTGAGACCCTACCTGAAGCGATACCCTAAG GGCTCCATCTTCCTGTTCTTTGCGGGGCGGATTGAAGCCATTAAAGGCAATGTTGACGCG GCCATCCGGCGGTTCGAGGAGTGCTGTGAGGCCCAGCAGCACTGGAAGCAGTTCCACCACATGTGCTACTGGGAGCTGATGTGGTGCTTCACCTACAAGAGCCAGTGGAAGATGGCCTACTTCTACGCAGACCTGCTCAGCAAGGAGAACTCCTGGTCCAAG GCCACCTACATCTACATGAAGGCCGCCTACCTCAGCATGTTTGGGAAGGAGGACTGCAAGCCGTTCGGGGATGACGAAGTGGAGTTGTTCAG AGCTGTGCCGGGCCTGAAACTCAAGATTGCTGGGAAATCTCTACCCACAGAGAAGTTTGCCATCCGGAAGTCCAGACGCTACCTCTCCCCCAAACCTATCTCATTGCCCATCCCTGCTCTG gaaaTGATGTACATTTGGAATGGCTACGCTGTGATTGGGAAGCAGCCGGAACTCACAGACGGGATACTTGAGATTATCACCAAGGCTGAAGAGTTGCTGGAAAAGGGCCCAG AGAATGAGTACTCAGTGGATGATGAGTGCTTGGTGAAGCTGCTGAAAGGTCTGTGTCTGAAATATCTGGGCCGTGTCCAGGAGGCCGAGGAGAATTTCAGGAGCATCTCTGCCAA TGAAAAGAGGATTAAATATGACCACTACTTGATCCCAAATGCCCTGCTGGAGCTGGCCCTGCTGTTTATGGAGCAAGGCAGAAATGAAGAGGCTGTCAAACTCTTGGAAACTGCCAA GCAAAATTATAAGAATTATTCCATGGAATCAAGGACACATTTTCGAATCCAGGCAGCCACACTCCAAGCCAAGTCTTCCCTAGAGAATGGCAACAGATCCATGGTTTCATCAATGCCCCTGTAG